The region CGTCCGCTGGATGACCGGGAGCGACAGCACGTGGCCCGGGTGATGCAGGAGGGAGGCATCCTGTAGTCCGCCCGCGGCCAGTTCGTGCGCATGGCGGCGGATCATCCAGCTATGCGAGCGTTGCTCCGGGGGTGGAATGGAGGCGGAACCGTTGGGCGAGTCCAGTAGCGGAAGGGTGACGGAATTCGATCCGGGTGCGGCACTGCGCGAGATCGCGACCACGCCGAGGATGACGGGGTCGGATGGCGCAGCGGAGGTCAGCGCCAGGATCCGCTCGCGATTCGAGGAGATGGGCTACGCGGTCGAGGAGCGCGAATTCACATTCAGCGCGCTCCTCGGCCGCTTTGCGATCACCGCCGTGGGTGCGCTGTACCTCGTGACGGCGTTTACCGCCGCGATGTTCCTGTACACGAACAGCCCGCTGGCCGCGCTCGCGCTGCTGCTCCTCCTCCTCGTCATCCTGGTAATCAGCGCGCTTTACGCCCGCGCTGCGATTGATGCGCTGCCGCGGATCCCGCGGCAGCATGGCACGAACATCTTCGCGCAACGACCGGATCGCACGCCGCGCTACATCATCATGGCGCACCGCGATACCAAGTCGCAGCCCGTACCGCTTGCGTTCCGGGGCCCCGCGATCGTCCTGGCGATCATCGTCTGGCTCGCGCTGTTCATCGCCTCGCTCATGCACGCCGCGCGGCCGCTCCCCAATGCCGTGGTCCTGCTGCTCGGCGTGGTCGGCGTGGTGACGGGTGTGATCCTGATCTTCTGCTGGGTGGACAACCGCTCGCCCGGAGCGCTCGACAATGCATCCGGCGTGGTCACGGCGCTCGGCGTCGCGGCCAGGGAGCGGGATGCGGGAGACGTCGCGTTCCTGATCACGGACGCGGAAGAGCTCGGCCTCGCCGGCTCCCGTGCCGCCGCGACCGGCCTGCCGCCGGTATTCGGCGTGATCAATATCGACGGTATTGACGATGACGGTCCGTTCTACGTGCTGGAGCGATTCGGCATCGTGCGCAAGAAGGGTCTGGCTCCTCACCTGGCGGCGGCGCTGCTGCAGGAGGCGGATGCGCGCGGCGAGGATGTGCATCGCCGCGATCTGCCGTTCGGCATTCCCGTCGATCACATTCCAATCGTCGAAGCGGGGATTCCCGCTCTGACGATCATGCGCGGCACGACCCGTTCGCTGCGCCGCGTTCACCGCCCGGACGACGACCTGGATCACCTGCGCGGCGATGGCGTGCGCAAGGCCATCGATCTCGTCAGCGGCGCACTCGACCGGCTGCGCGCGCAGTCCCGTCCACTCGAGCGCCAGGCTCCGCGCTGACGACGTCATGCCCGCTGGCGCGAGCGGGCGTGCAGTCTTAGACTGTCCTCGAAAAAGCGGAATACGACCCGCCGGCCGCGACGATCGCAGCCGGCGGGATTCTGTTGGTCTCTGACGAACTGTGAGATGAGGGAATACCGCTGTCTCGTCGTGGTCGGCGCCCAGTGGGGCGACGAGGGCAAGGGCAAGATCGTGGATGTGCTCGCGGCCGACGCGAGCGTCATTGCGCGATATCAGGGTGGCGCGAACGCGGGTCACACGGTGCACGTGGGCGGCGATGAGTTCATTCTGCACCAGATCCCATCGGGCATCCTGCACGCGGACAAGCGTTGCCTGCTGGGCAACGGTGTCGTGCTCGACCTGGACCAGTTCTTCGAGGAGCTGGACGCGCTCCACGCGCGCGACATTGATGCCGAGCCGCGCCTCGGCATCAGCGGACGCGCACACCTGCTACTGGAATATCACAAGCGGCTCGACCAGGCGAGCGAGAAGGCACGGGGTTCCGACAAGATCGGCACCACGGGCCGCGGCATCGGGCCCGCCTACGAGGACAAGGTCGCACGCATGGGCGTGCGTGTGGCCGATCTGCAGAACGCGGAGCGCGCGCGCGACCTGATTATCAGGGCCACGCAGCGCGCCAATGACAAGCTCGCCGCGAGCGGTGCAGAGCCGCTCGACCCCGCCGCTGTGGCCGACGGCGTGCTCGCACGTCGGGAACGACTGCTGCCGCTCGTGATCGATACCGGCTACGAGATCATGCAGGCGCATCGCAGCGGAGGCCGCGTGCTGCTCGAGGGCGCGCAGGGTGCCATGCTCGACGTGGACCACGGCACCTACCCATTCGTCACGTCGTCGACCACGACGGCCGCTGGCGCCGCAACCGGCTCCGGCATTGGACCCACCGTCATCGACCATGTGCTCGGCGTCGTCAAGGCGTATACGACTCGCGTCGGCAGCGGTCCGCTCCCGACCGAGATTCCGCCACCGCTCGGCGATGAGCTGCGTCGCCTGGGTGGCGAGTACGGCGCCACCACGGGCCGGCCGCGCCGCTGCGGCTGGTTCGATGCCGTTGTCGTGCGCTATGCCGCGCAGGTCAATGGCCTGACAGGCCTGGCCATCACGAAGCTCGATGTCCTCGATTCGTTCGACGAGATACAGATCTGCACGGGATACCTCGTCGATGGCACGGACCACGACACATTTCCCTATGACCTCACGGTCCTCGACCGCGCGACGCCGGTCTATGAGACCATGCCGGGCTGGAAGACTTCCACGTCGGACGCGCGCAGCTACGGCGATCTGCCCGCACAGGCACGCGCGTACCTGGAACGCATCAGCGAGCTGACCGGCGTCGCCATCGATTTCGTGTCGGTCGGCACGAAGCGCGACCAGATCATCGAGGTCTGATCGCGCCGTTGCAGGGGTTGCTCTCGGCGGGTGCGGGCGACCATTACCCGCTCGAGCCCTGCCAGTCGAGGATGTCGTCGACGGTGTTCGACGTGACCGGATGATACGTTGAGCGCACGCGGCCGTAGATGTCACGCGCCATCGCCGCTCCCCAGTCGGTCGCGGCCAGGTCCTCATACAGCGGAGCGATGAACTTGCGGCGCCCCTGGGAGGACAGGAACCGCTCGAGCGCCGGCATGGCCGGCTCGTACCGGTTACGTATCGCGATCCGGAGCCACGCGAATAGAATCTCGCTGTTCCCGCTTTCGGTGAAGCCGAACTCCTGATCGAGCGCTGTCATCTGCTGCTCGCTCAGTGTGTCCGGCAGCGCGCGCAGAAAGCGCAGCCATTCGTGCGTGGACCACTCCCCGGTCGCCAGCTGCTGCGGTGCGGTGCCAGCGCGGAACGCGACGAGCTGTGAATCGACGCGCTCGAACGCAGTCGATCGAATCTGCACCGCGTTGTCCGGCAGTCCGGGCTCGTAGATCCACTGCCGCGCCTGTACGCGGGCCGCGCCCGCGTCATCACCCGCGAACAGCTCCGCGTTCATGTACTGCATGAACTGCTCGGACGTCATCGGCTGGAACGCGAACTCGTCGAAGTACTCGCGCAGGAAGCCGTCCAGCCGCTCACGTCCCACTTCCGCCTCCACGGCCTGCAGGAACGCGGCGCCCTTGTCGTAGGCGATGGACGTCATGCCGTCATCGGGATTGCGGCCGGCCAGATCGAGCTGGAGGCGCGTATCGGGCGCGTTCGCACCGCCCAGGTCCTCGATCGTCTCCTGAAGATCCTGCCGGCCGAGCTGGCGCAGCATGTCCGCGTAGTCGCGCCCGCGCAGCTCCTCCATCAGCCGGGCCTCGATGTACGTTGTGAATCCCTCGTTCAGCCAGAAATCGTTCCACACGGCATTCGTCACGAGATTGCCCGACCACGAATGTGCGAGCTCATGGGCAACGAGGCTGACCAGCGAGCGATCCCCGGCGATGACCGTGGGCGTCGCGAACGTGAGGCGCGGGTTCTCCATCCCACCGAACGGGAACGACGGCGGCAGCACGAGAATGTCGTAGCGGCCCCACCGGTACGGGCCATACAGCCGTTCCGCCGCGTCGATCATCGCCTCCACCTCGGCGAACTCGCTGGCCGCTGCGTCCACCATCTCCGGCTCGGCCCAGACGCCGCTGCGCGAACCGATCTCGCGGAACTCCAGGTCGCCCGCCGCCAGCGCGATCAGGTACGGCGGCACCGGCTGGTCGAGCCGGAACCGGTACGCCGTGCGTCCCCCTTCCGTCGCCGCGCCCTCCGGTGTCAGCATCTCGGCGCTCATCACGGCCCGCATCCCCTCCGGCACCCGGATGATCGCCTCATACGTCTGGCGGATGCCGGGACTGTCCTGCGTCGGAATCCACGTCCGCGTCAGGATCGCCTGCCCCTGCGTGAACAGGAACGGCATCCGCCCCCCCGCCGTCTGCCCCGGCTCCAGCCACTGGAGTGCCGCCGCGTCCGGAGCCGTACGGTAAGCGACGACGATCGTGTCCGTGTCGTCGCCCAGGCGCACGACGAGCGGCTGGCCGATAATCGAATCGTCCGCTCCCACGGCGAACTCCAGCGAATCGCCGGACGGCGTCGTGACTCCGTGGATCGTCAGACCGTCGATGTCGAGGATCACGCTGTCGGCATCCGCGGCCCGCTCGATCGCCAGCCGGGCCGTGCCGGCGATACGCCGGCTCTCGAAATCGGGGGTAAGGTCGAGGTTGACGTGCGTTACGCGGGCTTCCGCGGGGCGGGCGTGGCTATGGACGTCCTCCGCCTGCGGGACCGGGGAAGGGGAAGGGGTATCGGCAGCGGTGCAGGCCGCGGCGAGCAGAAGTGCTGTCAGGACCGGCGTCAGTTTCATGGTTGCCTCTTGAGGTAGGGAGCGGGGTGAAGATAGCCGGCATCTGGGCGGTCGTCACGGCGCGGGTTTATGGACGGCGGTGTCAGGTT is a window of Longimicrobiales bacterium DNA encoding:
- a CDS encoding M28 family peptidase, producing MTEFDPGAALREIATTPRMTGSDGAAEVSARIRSRFEEMGYAVEEREFTFSALLGRFAITAVGALYLVTAFTAAMFLYTNSPLAALALLLLLLVILVISALYARAAIDALPRIPRQHGTNIFAQRPDRTPRYIIMAHRDTKSQPVPLAFRGPAIVLAIIVWLALFIASLMHAARPLPNAVVLLLGVVGVVTGVILIFCWVDNRSPGALDNASGVVTALGVAARERDAGDVAFLITDAEELGLAGSRAAATGLPPVFGVINIDGIDDDGPFYVLERFGIVRKKGLAPHLAAALLQEADARGEDVHRRDLPFGIPVDHIPIVEAGIPALTIMRGTTRSLRRVHRPDDDLDHLRGDGVRKAIDLVSGALDRLRAQSRPLERQAPR
- a CDS encoding adenylosuccinate synthase, with translation MREYRCLVVVGAQWGDEGKGKIVDVLAADASVIARYQGGANAGHTVHVGGDEFILHQIPSGILHADKRCLLGNGVVLDLDQFFEELDALHARDIDAEPRLGISGRAHLLLEYHKRLDQASEKARGSDKIGTTGRGIGPAYEDKVARMGVRVADLQNAERARDLIIRATQRANDKLAASGAEPLDPAAVADGVLARRERLLPLVIDTGYEIMQAHRSGGRVLLEGAQGAMLDVDHGTYPFVTSSTTTAAGAATGSGIGPTVIDHVLGVVKAYTTRVGSGPLPTEIPPPLGDELRRLGGEYGATTGRPRRCGWFDAVVVRYAAQVNGLTGLAITKLDVLDSFDEIQICTGYLVDGTDHDTFPYDLTVLDRATPVYETMPGWKTSTSDARSYGDLPAQARAYLERISELTGVAIDFVSVGTKRDQIIEV
- a CDS encoding M1 family metallopeptidase is translated as MKLTPVLTALLLAAACTAADTPSPSPVPQAEDVHSHARPAEARVTHVNLDLTPDFESRRIAGTARLAIERAADADSVILDIDGLTIHGVTTPSGDSLEFAVGADDSIIGQPLVVRLGDDTDTIVVAYRTAPDAAALQWLEPGQTAGGRMPFLFTQGQAILTRTWIPTQDSPGIRQTYEAIIRVPEGMRAVMSAEMLTPEGAATEGGRTAYRFRLDQPVPPYLIALAAGDLEFREIGSRSGVWAEPEMVDAAASEFAEVEAMIDAAERLYGPYRWGRYDILVLPPSFPFGGMENPRLTFATPTVIAGDRSLVSLVAHELAHSWSGNLVTNAVWNDFWLNEGFTTYIEARLMEELRGRDYADMLRQLGRQDLQETIEDLGGANAPDTRLQLDLAGRNPDDGMTSIAYDKGAAFLQAVEAEVGRERLDGFLREYFDEFAFQPMTSEQFMQYMNAELFAGDDAGAARVQARQWIYEPGLPDNAVQIRSTAFERVDSQLVAFRAGTAPQQLATGEWSTHEWLRFLRALPDTLSEQQMTALDQEFGFTESGNSEILFAWLRIAIRNRYEPAMPALERFLSSQGRRKFIAPLYEDLAATDWGAAMARDIYGRVRSTYHPVTSNTVDDILDWQGSSG